A single Pyxicephalus adspersus chromosome 8, UCB_Pads_2.0, whole genome shotgun sequence DNA region contains:
- the DYNLT4 gene encoding dynein light chain Tctex-type 4 produces MMEDHPVSLPEAVLAQLTQAAGEVPGPMSSKSAALLTRRSSHSVEMGPRSIMRLRSIEERHAAYSRRSSVVSSVPFSRKNSLCAMGPNKRLSLGPWAHYGRVSFSGLPLYQPIQEIQYENTYRTGPDQGCRFNPGRAQNVLEAVLRNYLADTNYSAITGGQLGQNLSDLIRGKMKEHCPPRYKMVCNVVLGQMGNQGLRVASRSLWDPQNDNFVSATYSNATLFAVAMVHVFYYE; encoded by the coding sequence ATGATGGAGGATCACCCTGTGTCCCTCCCAGAGGCGGTGCTGGCCCAGCTTACCCAGGCTGCAGGAGAAGTCCCAGGACCGATGTCCTCCAAGTCGGCCGCACTTTTGACCCGCAGAAGCTCGCACTCCGTGGAAATGGGCCCTCGCTCAATCATGCGTCTGAGGAGCATTGAGGAGCGGCATGCCGCTTATTCCCGCCGGAGCTCCGTGGTCAGCAGTGTTCCATTTTCCCGCAAGAACTCCCTGTGCGCTATGGGGCCCAACAAGCGCCTCTCCCTGGGGCCCTGGGCCCATTACGGTCGGGTCAGCTTCTCCGGGCTGCCCCTCTACCAACCGATCCAGGAGATCCAATATGAGAACACCTATAGGACCGGCCCGGACCAAGGCTGTAGGTTCAACCCAGGCCGGGCCCAGAATGTTCTGGAGGCGGTGCTGAGGAACTACCTGGCAGATACCAACTACAGCGCCATCACTGGTGGGCAACTGGGGCAGAATCTTTCCGACCTCATTCGGGGCAAAATGAAGGAGCATTGCCCCCCCAGGTACAAGATGGTGTGCAATGTGGTGCTGGGCCAGATGGGCAACCAGGGCCTGAGAGTGGCCAGCAGATCCCTCTGGGACCCCCAAAACGATAACTTTGTATCTGCCACATATTCAAACGCCACCTTATTCGCCGTGGCCATGGTGCACGTATTTTATTACGAGTAA